One window of Puntigrus tetrazona isolate hp1 chromosome 14, ASM1883169v1, whole genome shotgun sequence genomic DNA carries:
- the LOC122358253 gene encoding BTB/POZ domain-containing protein KCTD16-like translates to MDRAEEEAIYNPHTSNVCSLDDTNTILDLDSESLSEPLPPPALDSPEPPLLRDPSPPPLAALSPARPTTLLLKTLPRPVTSSTRENGGPLGKDPEEEEKKLMEEELKKCIEDFRRIRIPKLFPDRKRHWQSDLLKKYNA, encoded by the coding sequence ATGGACAGAGCAGAGGAGGAGGCCATATATAACCCACATACCTCCAACGTCTGTAGCCTGGATGACACAAACACCATCCTTGACCTGGACAGTGAATCTCTTTCAGAGCCCCTTCCTCCTCCGGCCCTGGACAGTCCTGAGCCGCCTCTGCTCCGGGATCCCAGTCCTCCTCCGCTGGCCGCGCTCAGCCCGGCTCGACCCACCACCCTGCTCCTGAAAACCCTGCCCCGGCCCGTGACCAGCAGCACCAGGGAGAACGGAGGACCGCTGGGCAAAGACccggaggaagaggagaagaagCTGATGGAGGAGGAGCTGAAGAAATGCATCGAGGATTTCAGGAGAATCCGCATCCCCAAACTCTTCCCAGACCGCAAGAGACACTGGCAGAGTGATCTGCTGAAAAAATACAACGCGTAA